In the genome of Conger conger chromosome 8, fConCon1.1, whole genome shotgun sequence, one region contains:
- the LOC133135402 gene encoding uncharacterized protein LOC133135402 gives METSIVKVTKGLTRAADCRDDTKLLMQPYANWEEYLTPAPMSIAILGELVFISSNTDFSIRKGGPEGGFKYAKYPDSFRACLMQVCNSGWRAFNEAHKNMDQIRLYTNSVPNYIKTAVKILLQDDDNLVQAMLPDQLDNIKNIADDCLQLAESTEKRFTDVIELIHELLESCTSAKQVYGAELEEVRKKIDESKLRQAASEEANKRAELAFNNMSKQLEEAQESFKTSMASMPSGWEIMGMNFVEAMADSVTSVFSGIASIITAPVAVPKKIYNDIGKTISSQTENDQISENNISSKSNYIMSLVDRLDGCFDEGKINWSEIVDDKTKVPNTNWVKDQFLEIKKSIKEERQCGAKKKALALCTSAITICCKLEKQAPKAERNDAQTAEIIGLMKTLRKDAMVFDTKSKSATNTSAFPVTLPQISQTRENSSGSKSAGQMASDNARFRIEQSRAQLDKVRDIYEKNAENMEKNRKEMTEILVTMRNCEVKEIDFTTTIRILSEGLRAMGKVKEQWQKLVRFFQMVSNLMKTSLTKSLEDFAKTGEKASNTTLKYSSKMFLKDMIYNQAFYASNIASLVNMIAGTYTEVSDKYLMDPVSRLSKLMCLEVGNTEFNSERLQFADSCEVAEKGIRNLVMKNKDNFERKTMQRLEKIESGLMAVLPPESEEKKREIQEAVEIASKEDEEEDQYA, from the coding sequence ATGGAAACCTCAATTGTTAAAGTGACAAAAGGTCTCACTAGAGCAGCAGACTGCCGAGACGACACCAAACTCCTGATGCAGCCGTATGCCAACTGGGAGGAGTACCTGACACCAGCACCAATGTCCATAGCCATTTTGGGAGAGCTGGTCTTCATCTCCTCAAATACAGATTTTTCTATTCGTAAAGGGGGCCCAGAGGGTGGTTTCAAATATGCCAAATACCCTGACTCATTCCGTGCTTGCCTCATGCAAGTGTGCAATTCTGGGTGGCGTGCATTCAATGAGGCACACAAGAATATGGACCAGATTCGTCTCTACACCAACAGTGTACCAAACTACATCAAGACGGCAGTGAAGATACTTCTCCAGGATGATGACAACCTTGTGCAGGCCATGCTCCCAGACCAGCTGGATAACATTAAGAACATCGCTGATGACTGCCTGCAACTGGCTGAGTCAACAGAGAAAAGGTTCACTGACGTCATTGAACTCATCCATGAGCTCCTTGAAAGTTGCACCAGTGCAAAACAGGTGTATGGGGCTGAATTGGAGGAAGTCAGAAAGAAGATTGACGAATCAAAACTAAGGCAAGCAGCTTCAGAGGAGGCCAACAAACGTGCTGAGCTGGCCTTCAATAACATGAGcaagcagctggaggaggcaCAGGAGAGCTTCAAAACATCAATGGCCTCAATGCCCAGTGGCTGGGAAATTATGGGAATGAATTTTGTAGAAGCAATGGCTGACAGTGTCACATCAGTTTTTTCCGGGATTGCATCCATAATTACTGCGCCAGTGGCAGTTCCTAAAAAGATATATAATGATATTGGGAAGACAATATCTTCGcaaacagaaaatgatcaaatctcagaaaacaatatttcttccaaatcaaattatatcatgtccttagtggacaggcTTGATGGTTGTTTTGATGAAGGCAAAATCAATTGGTCTGAAATAGTTGATGACAAAACTAAGGTACCAAATACCAATTGGGTAAAGGACCAATTTCTGGAAatcaaaaaatcaataaaagagGAAAGGCAATGCGGcgcaaaaaaaaaggctttggcATTGTGCACCTCGGCCATCACTATCTGCTGTAAACTGGAAAAACAAGCACCTAAAGCAGAGCGCAATGATGCCCAAACAGCAGAGATTATAGGGCTGATGAAAACTCTGAGGAAAGATGCGATGGTTTTTGATACCAAGAGCAAATCTGCGACGAATACCTCAGCATTCCCTGTAACACTACCACAAATATCTCAAACTCGAGAGAATAGTTCAGGCTCCAAGTCTGCAGGCCAGATGGCCTCAGATAATGCCCGCTTTCGaatagagcagagcagagcccagCTTGACAAAGTGAGGGACATATATGAGAAGAATGCTGAGAACATggagaaaaacaggaaagagATGACTGAAATTCTTGTCACCATGAGAAACTGTGAAGTCAAAGAGATAGACTTCACCACAACCATAAGAATTCTGTCTGAGGGTCTTCGAGCGATGGGAAAGGTGAAGGAGCAGTGGCAGAAGCTGGTGCGCTTCTTCCAGATGGTTTCCAACCTCATGAAAACCAGCCTGACCAAGTCCCTGGAAGATTTCGCTAAAACAGGTGAGAAGGCATCCAACACAACATTGAAATActcttcaaaaatgtttttgaaagacATGATCTACAACCAGGCTTTCTATGCGTCCAACATTGCCAGCCTGGTTAATATGATCGCAGGGACATACACTGAGGTGTCTGACAAGTATCTGATGGATCCAGTGAGCAGATTGAGCAAACTCATGTGTTTGGAGGTCGGAAACACAGAGTTCAACAGTGAGCGATTACAATTTGCAGATTCCTGTGAGGTAGCTGAAAAAGGAATAAGAAATCTtgtgatgaaaaataaagataacttTGAAAGGAAGACCATGCAAAGGCTGGAGAAAATCGAGAGTGGGCTGATGGCTGTGCTACCTCCAGAATCAGAAGAGAAGAAAAGGGAAATTCAGGAGGCAGTTGAAATCGCATccaaggaagatgaggaagaagatCAATACGCTTGA